AAGTAGGAGCTATTCATTGCGGTGTCAAAAAGAATGCCGAGGCTCTAGACTTGTCTGTATTGGTTTCGGAGACACCATGTTCAGGAGCTGCTGTGTTCACCACCAATATTTTTCAAGCAGCTCCTGTTCAGGTCTCTAAGAAAGTCCTATCAAGCACCAAAGGCACAGGAATCCGGTCGATTATCGTTAATAGTGGCTGTGCCAATGCTGTTACTGGAGAAGGCGGTTTAAAAGACGCGGAGGCCATGGTTTCTACTACCGACAGAGTAGTTGGAGTCACATCAGGACCGGCTTCATTGGTCATGTCTACAGGAGTGATTGGCCAGAGATTGCCTATTGACAAGATCCTAAACGGCATTCCATCGCTCATTGAATCGAATCTTGGTACAGACCACAATGCGTGGGTCACTTGTGCTCGAGGCATTTGTACTACTGATACGTTTCCCAAACTCACATCCAAGGAATTCTCCATTGGATCTAACACATACCGCATCGCTGGTCTCGCTAAGGGTGCAGGTATGATCCATCCTAACATGGCTACTTTACTAGGATTTTTTGTGACTGATGCTCCTGTTTCACAAGACGCCCTTCATGACGCTCTTAAATATGCTACCGACCGTAGTTTCAACTCCATCAGTGTTGATGGCGACATGTCGACCAACGATACCATTGCGGCTCTTGCCAATGGAGCAGCTGGC
This is a stretch of genomic DNA from Sugiyamaella lignohabitans strain CBS 10342 chromosome C, complete sequence. It encodes these proteins:
- a CDS encoding Ecm40p, with protein sequence MLGWIIPAPLARPAMRYVLDPMENSLDVSLGNVSVVQMPRAQVTHALWSVPRFDSMSDGMPFRILSIGNLWPITPVDMTNEAGPDVTPTTLSVVETMASASFKPPSPVTALAQPLLTIIDRIPVPLVLDRTFLET
- the ARG7 gene encoding glutamate N-acetyltransferase (Mitochondrial ornithine acetyltransferase; catalyzes the fifth step in arginine biosynthesis; also possesses acetylglutamate synthase activity, regenerates acetylglutamate while forming ornithine; GO_component: GO:0005759 - mitochondrial matrix [Evidence IEA,IEA]; GO_component: GO:0005759 - mitochondrial matrix [Evidence IDA] [PMID 205532]; GO_component: GO:0005739 - mitochondrion [Evidence IEA]; GO_component: GO:0005739 - mitochondrion [Evidence IDA] [PMID 16823961]; GO_function: GO:0004042 - acetyl-CoA:L-glutamate N-acetyltransferase activity [Evidence IEA,IEA]; GO_function: GO:0004042 - acetyl-CoA:L-glutamate N-acetyltransferase activity [Evidence IDA,IGI] [PMID 9428669]; GO_function: GO:0003824 - catalytic activity [Evidence IEA]; GO_function: GO:0004358 - glutamate N-acetyltransferase activity [Evidence IEA,IEA,IEA]; GO_function: GO:0004358 - glutamate N-acetyltransferase activity [Evidence IDA] [PMID 9428669]; GO_function: GO:0016740 - transferase activity [Evidence IEA]; GO_function: GO:0016746 - transferase activity, transferring acyl groups [Evidence IEA]; GO_process: GO:0006526 - arginine biosynthetic process [Evidence IEA,IEA,IEA,IEA]; GO_process: GO:0006526 - arginine biosynthetic process [Evidence TAS] [PMID 12603335]; GO_process: GO:0008652 - cellular amino acid biosynthetic process [Evidence IEA]; GO_process: GO:0008152 - metabolic process [Evidence IEA]; GO_process: GO:0006592 - ornithine biosynthetic process [Evidence IDA] [PMID 9428669]) — translated: MLSAVRSGRLIQRLAVGGRGPRQFSTSTVALVADKSKYVPSSGIYPQGYKVGAIHCGVKKNAEALDLSVLVSETPCSGAAVFTTNIFQAAPVQVSKKVLSSTKGTGIRSIIVNSGCANAVTGEGGLKDAEAMVSTTDRVVGVTSGPASLVMSTGVIGQRLPIDKILNGIPSLIESNLGTDHNAWVTCARGICTTDTFPKLTSKEFSIGSNTYRIAGLAKGAGMIHPNMATLLGFFVTDAPVSQDALHDALKYATDRSFNSISVDGDMSTNDTIAALANGAAGGPVITKDSDSYEVLRSVITEFAEELAQLVVRDGEGATKFVTIKVEDALNFADAKQVASSIATSSLVKTALYGKDANWGRILCATGYAGVPVEPFKTSVSFIPTDGTAELKLLVNGEPEQVDEERASEILALEDLEIKVSLGTGGGASAKFWTCDLSHEYVTINGDYRS